A single genomic interval of Shewanella halotolerans harbors:
- a CDS encoding YqgE/AlgH family protein produces the protein MDSLQNHLLIAMPSLKDTFFERSVIYLCEHNEQGAMGLMINRPIGVDVNELLRQMELDDFHTIESINSKVLVGGPVGQEKGFVLHTPQPQWSNSQQISDDLMLTTSRDVLTSLGSKEAPEQFIVALGYAGWGRHQLEQELADNTWLSIPANTDLMFNTAHESRWQKATESLGFDIWQLSSQAGHA, from the coding sequence ATGGATAGTTTGCAAAATCATTTACTCATAGCCATGCCCTCGCTTAAGGACACATTCTTCGAGCGCAGCGTGATCTACCTGTGTGAGCACAACGAACAAGGCGCCATGGGGCTGATGATCAATCGCCCCATAGGGGTCGATGTCAATGAGCTGCTCAGACAGATGGAGCTGGATGATTTTCACACCATAGAGAGCATCAACAGCAAAGTCTTGGTAGGTGGCCCCGTGGGGCAAGAGAAAGGCTTCGTGCTGCATACGCCGCAGCCACAGTGGAGCAACAGCCAGCAGATCAGCGACGATCTCATGCTCACCACCTCAAGAGACGTGCTCACCTCCCTGGGCAGCAAAGAGGCGCCCGAGCAGTTTATCGTCGCCCTCGGCTACGCTGGCTGGGGCCGTCATCAGCTGGAACAGGAGCTGGCCGACAACACCTGGCTCTCCATCCCCGCTAATACCGACCTCATGTTCAACACGGCTCATGAGAGCCGCTGGCAGAAGGCCACAGAATCATTGGGCTTCGACATCTGGCAACTCTCCTCCCAGGCCGGTCACGCCTAA
- the ruvX gene encoding Holliday junction resolvase RuvX: MSSASVLGFDFGTKSIGVAIGQQITGSATPLASLKANDGIPRWEEIEALIKEWKPDLIVVGLPLNMDGTEQEMTQRARKFANRISGRFGVKTATQDERLTTADAKARLFEMGGYKALSKGQVDSMSAVLIIESYFENLY, encoded by the coding sequence ATGAGTTCAGCAAGCGTCTTGGGCTTCGACTTCGGCACCAAGAGCATAGGCGTCGCCATCGGCCAGCAGATCACCGGCAGCGCCACTCCCCTCGCCTCCCTCAAGGCAAACGACGGCATCCCCAGGTGGGAAGAGATAGAGGCGCTTATCAAGGAGTGGAAACCCGACCTTATCGTCGTCGGCCTGCCCCTCAACATGGATGGCACAGAGCAGGAGATGACCCAGAGAGCCCGCAAGTTTGCCAACCGCATCAGCGGCCGCTTCGGCGTCAAGACAGCCACCCAGGATGAACGCCTCACCACAGCCGACGCCAAGGCTAGACTGTTCGAGATGGGCGGCTACAAGGCCCTCTCCAAGGGCCAGGTCGATTCCATGTCGGCGGTGCTCATCATCGAGAGTTATTTCGAAAATCTCTACTAA
- a CDS encoding Imm44 family immunity protein has product MKFFLSGELDGTKPQDQIDKKFQVASDYVTEKLTPILEVESYGNEVAELNIIPIIVKLSDEMEAAGWHKERKIFKRKSHSTDFRLRIDYGEFCNGSDEQRIKLLIDNIIESVRILSQRANKSFDGQRLESDIRNCFGVSVPNKRIK; this is encoded by the coding sequence GTGAAATTCTTCTTAAGTGGTGAACTTGATGGAACAAAGCCGCAAGACCAAATCGATAAAAAGTTTCAAGTTGCTAGCGACTACGTTACTGAAAAGTTGACTCCAATTCTTGAGGTAGAAAGCTACGGAAATGAAGTGGCTGAGCTAAATATTATTCCAATAATCGTAAAACTATCCGATGAAATGGAGGCTGCTGGTTGGCATAAAGAACGGAAAATTTTTAAAAGAAAATCACACTCAACCGACTTCCGTTTGCGTATTGATTATGGTGAATTTTGCAACGGTAGTGACGAACAAAGGATCAAATTACTAATCGATAACATTATCGAATCTGTGCGTATACTAAGTCAGCGCGCAAACAAGAGTTTTGACGGTCAGCGGCTAGAGTCTGATATTCGAAATTGCTTTGGCGTATCCGTACCTAACAAGCGCATAAAGTGA